The Dreissena polymorpha isolate Duluth1 chromosome 8, UMN_Dpol_1.0, whole genome shotgun sequence genome includes the window aatttgacataattatgtgaatttgaaaaatgtgattttaattattttatattaaagtttaaaagagTGATTTTAGGTTTTTAAAGTTTAACCCTTTAATTATTTCGTTGAAAAAAGACGGGAAAATACTTCGCTAAAATGGGCGGTCTTGCCCGACGGACGGTTTGGATATACATGTGTGTTGGTGTGCTCACTTTAGGGCTCGTGGATTTAGTACGAGCAGGGTCGTGCCCTCGTGAATGCTCGTGCACGAAAAGCAGAATGGACTGCTCATTTAAGAAGCTTCGACATGTACCATATCCCATACCAACTAGCATTAGAAAATTGTAAGTGAATTATTATCGAGGATCTGTGTTAATTGTCATTTATTGTTTTCACCCAAAGGCCGATTTTTTAGATGCAATCGGTGAAACTGTTGATTGATGTGGGTGAAACATAATGCGCGTTTTATTGTGACTCGCAATTAAATCAATTCACTTTTAACATCACAATTTGTGTTTTAGTCAAACTGACGGTGAAATAAGATCATAGAAAGATTTACATTAATTGTGAATGATTTACTTGCCGTTTTACTTTTTATCTACAACAAGATTTTTTATATGTACACTATATCAATACTTCCCacgaatatatttcaatattacttttacATTTACACCACACGGTTTTATTGCTGGCATAATTGAAACAGAGCTAATTAGCTTTTTATTTGCGTAGTGTCGCCATATTCGCTGCACAAAAATATGTTCGCAGAAATGTTATTGCTActtgaatgtttgtattttatcacTTCACTAACGCTAACAATATTTTTAGTGCAAATTCTCCACTCCCCCACTTGAAATATTAGAGTTTTGTTTTTAGGCTTATAAAAACTTCAAACCCTGTATTTATATCTTCAGGGATCGCGAGTGTTTGTAAAATACTCTCTTCTCAATCACAACTAATGTTTGGTAGGGGTTTCGATAAGGAGGTTTACTTTTTAGAGCGTTGTTTATGCTAACAAAAAGCGGTTTGACAGatttgaacatttgtttttaaatgcctTACGCCAAAAACCCAAACCAGCGAAACAAACGAGAACTTGAATCTGTCAGTGCTGCCTCACGCTctaaatatgagtcgcgttctgagaaaactgggtttaatgcatgtgcgtaaagtgttgtcccagattagcctgtgcagtccacacaggctaatcagggacgacactttacgcttttatggtattttgagtttgcagaaagtccctccttaccgaaaatcaagtttaggcggaaagtgtcgtccctgattagcctgtgcggactgcacagggtccgcacaggctaatatgggatgacactttacgcacatgcattatgcccagttttctcagaacacgacacatatatagTTCGTTTTTTGTTCAAATCTTCAGACTTATATCAGCGTCGTCATTTCGCCAATTTTACATGGACAATATCAATACAAAGAAACATCAGACcaaataatgattatttaaataaataataaggaCAACGTTTTAAAGACGCATTATTTTTATAGTTgttaattatcatcatcatcgtcatgatatttataaactattattataattattaatattatcattattattttcttctctttCTTCTTCTCTTtccttaataatattattatatatttaattatttttatgcccccggtagggtggcatatagcagttgaactgtccgtcagtcagtatgtcagtctgtccgtccgtccgaaaaaactttaacattggccgtaactttttaaatattgaagatagcaccttgatatttggcatgcatgtgtatctcatggagctgcacattttgagtggtaaaatttcaaggtgaacatcatccttcaaggtctaggatcgaaaaaacaaagtcaagggaagtactaagctttaaatggacatagttatctgacctccccatgtatatatttttgttaaataaatcaaagcggcgcagtaggcggcattgtgtgcATGTCGGGCTAcagtaacctcgtgaagaggccagtaggacctgtaaataaactctgaaacacacacacgacggcattgtgtttctgacaaacacattgtggtaaaagatcaaggtcatcctttacggtctacggtaaaaaatacagatttaagggaagaaataagctttataaagggagaaaattattcaatattgaatatagccactttatatatttggcatgcatgtgtatctcatggagctgcacaaatGAGTGGTGAATCTTCAGTcccggtagtggcttttaattatttgctacta containing:
- the LOC127842984 gene encoding slit homolog 2 protein-like — encoded protein: MGGLARRTVWIYMCVGVLTLGLVDLVRAGSCPRECSCTKSRMDCSFKKLRHVPYPIPTSIRKLDLQGNEISTIKSTDFKGLTRLRSLNIMKNQIQTIEKGAFDDLSAMKRL